Proteins encoded by one window of Streptomyces clavuligerus:
- a CDS encoding histidine phosphatase family protein, with protein sequence MATLILVRHGRSTANTAGVLAGWTPGVHLDARGTAQAAALPRRLDGVPIAAAVSSPLERCVQTLTPLLDARPHLALRTDDRIGECHYGDWSGRKLGELSGEPLMAVVQQHPSAAVFPGGESLRAMQARAVDAVRDWNERVETAHGEDAVYVMCSHGDVIKALVADAIGLHLDLFQRIHVEPCSVTAIRYTRTRPFLLRLGDTGDLGDLAPRGGPEQGTDTGDAVVGGGAGAP encoded by the coding sequence ATGGCCACCCTGATCCTCGTACGGCACGGACGCTCCACCGCGAACACCGCCGGGGTGCTCGCCGGCTGGACCCCCGGAGTCCACCTCGACGCGCGCGGCACCGCCCAGGCCGCCGCACTGCCCCGGCGCCTCGACGGCGTACCGATCGCCGCCGCCGTCAGCAGCCCCCTCGAACGCTGTGTGCAGACCCTCACCCCCCTGCTGGACGCCCGGCCGCACCTCGCGCTGCGGACCGACGACCGCATCGGCGAATGCCACTACGGCGACTGGTCCGGCCGCAAACTCGGGGAACTCTCCGGGGAACCCCTGATGGCCGTGGTCCAGCAGCACCCCTCGGCGGCCGTCTTCCCCGGCGGCGAGTCGCTGCGCGCCATGCAGGCCCGTGCCGTCGACGCCGTCCGCGACTGGAACGAGCGCGTCGAGACCGCCCACGGCGAGGACGCCGTCTACGTCATGTGCTCGCACGGCGATGTCATCAAGGCCCTCGTGGCCGACGCCATCGGACTCCACCTCGACCTCTTCCAGCGCATCCATGTGGAACCCTGCTCCGTCACCGCGATCCGCTACACCCGCACCCGCCCCTTCCTGCTGCGGCTCGGCGACACCGGCGATCTCGGCGACCTCGCCCCGCGCGGCGGCCCCGAGCAGGGCACGGACACCGGGGACGCCGTCGTCGGGGGCGGAGCGGGCGCACCGTGA
- a CDS encoding DUF3090 domain-containing protein, translated as MSRQVFLYDPPDRFVAGTVGLPGRRTFFLQASAGGRTTSVALEKTQVAALAERIDELLDEVVRRTGGNAPVPAVAPADIADTAPLDSPVEEEFRVGTMALAWDGEEQRMIVEAQALVELDAESEEDLAEAEERLLQDEENGPPMLRVRLTGAQARAFAKRALDVVNAGRPPCPLCSLPLDPEGHVCPRQNGYRRSV; from the coding sequence GTGTCCCGTCAGGTGTTCCTCTACGACCCACCGGACCGGTTCGTCGCCGGTACGGTGGGGCTGCCTGGCCGCCGTACGTTCTTCCTCCAGGCGTCCGCCGGCGGGCGGACCACCAGTGTCGCCCTGGAGAAGACGCAGGTCGCGGCGTTGGCCGAGCGGATCGACGAGCTGCTGGACGAGGTGGTGCGCCGCACCGGGGGCAACGCTCCCGTCCCCGCCGTGGCGCCCGCCGACATCGCGGACACCGCGCCGCTCGACTCCCCCGTCGAGGAGGAGTTCCGCGTCGGGACCATGGCCCTGGCCTGGGACGGCGAGGAACAGCGCATGATCGTCGAGGCTCAGGCACTGGTCGAGCTGGACGCCGAGTCCGAGGAGGACCTGGCCGAGGCGGAGGAGCGGCTGCTCCAGGACGAGGAGAACGGCCCGCCGATGCTGCGGGTACGGCTCACCGGGGCGCAGGCCCGCGCCTTCGCCAAGCGCGCCCTGGACGTGGTGAACGCCGGACGGCCCCCGTGCCCGCTGTGCAGCCTGCCGCTCGATCCGGAAGGACATGTATGCCCGCGCCAGAACGGATACCGACGGAGCGTGTGA
- a CDS encoding SCO1664 family protein, with product MPAPERIPTERVTAPLELLARGELTVRGQVREASNAVLFCSVSHAGEEAHCVYKPVAGERPLWDFPDGNLARREVAAYEISEALGWHLVPPTVLRDGPYGEGMVQLWIEADPSVTLLALVDGEEPEEGWKAVGPAELGEGRTALLVHADDARLRRLAVLDAVINNGDRKGGHLLPASGGRLYGIDHGVTFHVDDKLRTLLWGWAGEPLPAEAPAALAGLSAALADGGPLGERLAGLLTPAEVGAVRERVRALRAAGTHPEPSGEWPAIPWPPV from the coding sequence ATGCCCGCGCCAGAACGGATACCGACGGAGCGTGTGACCGCTCCGCTGGAACTGCTCGCCCGGGGCGAGCTGACCGTGCGCGGGCAGGTCCGCGAGGCGTCCAACGCGGTGCTGTTCTGCTCCGTCTCCCACGCGGGCGAGGAGGCGCACTGCGTCTACAAGCCGGTCGCGGGCGAGCGCCCGCTGTGGGACTTCCCCGACGGCAACCTCGCCCGGCGCGAGGTCGCCGCGTACGAGATCTCCGAGGCCCTCGGCTGGCATCTGGTGCCCCCGACGGTGCTCCGGGACGGCCCCTACGGCGAGGGCATGGTCCAGCTCTGGATCGAGGCCGACCCCTCGGTGACCCTGCTCGCCCTGGTCGACGGCGAGGAGCCCGAGGAGGGCTGGAAGGCGGTCGGCCCCGCCGAACTGGGCGAGGGGCGCACCGCTCTCCTCGTCCACGCCGACGACGCCCGGCTGCGGCGCCTCGCCGTCCTGGACGCCGTGATCAACAACGGCGACCGCAAGGGCGGCCATCTGCTGCCGGCGTCCGGCGGCCGGCTCTACGGGATCGACCACGGGGTCACCTTCCACGTGGACGACAAGCTGCGCACCCTGCTGTGGGGCTGGGCGGGGGAGCCCCTGCCCGCCGAGGCGCCGGCCGCCCTCGCGGGGCTGTCCGCCGCGCTCGCCGACGGCGGACCGCTCGGGGAGCGGCTGGCCGGGCTGCTCACCCCGGCGGAGGTGGGCGCGGTGCGCGAGCGGGTGCGGGCCCTGCGGGCGGCCGGGACCCACCCGGAGCCCTCCGGCGAGTGGCCCGCGATCCCCTGGCCCCCGGTCTGA
- the mshC gene encoding cysteine--1-D-myo-inosityl 2-amino-2-deoxy-alpha-D-glucopyranoside ligase, which produces MHAWPASEVPALPGTGRDLQIHDTATGGAITLTPGPVARIYVCGITPYDATHLGHAATYNAFDLVQRVWLDTKRQVHYVQNVTDVDDPLLERALRDGEDWTRLAERETALFREDMTALRMLPPKHYIGAVEAIPRIVPLVERLLGAGAAYELDGDIYFSVESDPHFGEVSHLDAAAMRLLSAERGGDPERPGKKNPLDPMLWLAARSGEPSWDGGGLGPGRPGWHIECVAIALDHLGMGFDVQGGGSDLVFPHHEMGASHAQVLTGEHPFAQAYVHAGMVALHGEKMSKSRGNLVFVSALRRDGVDPAAIRLALLAHHYRADWEWTDGVLQEAVERLARWRAAVSRPDGPPADALLAEIRTALADDLDAPAALAAVDRWAARQNDGGGTDEGAPGLVSRAVDALLGVAL; this is translated from the coding sequence ATGCATGCCTGGCCCGCTTCTGAGGTCCCCGCCCTGCCCGGCACGGGCCGCGACCTCCAGATCCACGACACCGCGACCGGCGGAGCGATCACGCTCACGCCCGGTCCCGTCGCCCGTATCTATGTCTGCGGCATCACGCCGTACGACGCCACCCACCTGGGGCACGCGGCGACCTACAACGCGTTCGACCTCGTGCAGCGCGTGTGGCTCGACACCAAGCGGCAGGTTCACTACGTCCAGAACGTCACCGACGTCGACGACCCCCTCCTGGAGCGCGCCCTGCGCGACGGGGAGGACTGGACCCGGCTCGCCGAGCGGGAGACCGCGCTCTTCCGCGAGGACATGACCGCGCTGCGGATGCTCCCGCCGAAGCACTACATAGGCGCCGTCGAGGCCATACCGCGCATCGTCCCGCTCGTGGAGCGCCTCCTCGGCGCCGGGGCCGCCTATGAACTCGACGGCGACATCTACTTCTCCGTCGAGTCCGACCCCCACTTCGGCGAGGTCTCCCACCTCGACGCGGCGGCCATGCGGCTGCTCTCCGCCGAGCGCGGCGGCGACCCCGAGCGCCCCGGCAAGAAGAACCCGCTCGACCCGATGCTGTGGCTGGCCGCCCGCTCGGGCGAGCCGAGCTGGGACGGCGGCGGCCTCGGCCCGGGCCGGCCCGGCTGGCACATCGAGTGCGTCGCCATCGCGCTCGACCACCTCGGGATGGGCTTCGACGTCCAGGGCGGCGGCTCCGACCTCGTCTTCCCGCACCACGAGATGGGGGCGTCCCACGCCCAGGTGCTCACCGGCGAGCACCCCTTCGCCCAGGCGTACGTCCACGCGGGCATGGTCGCCCTGCACGGCGAGAAGATGTCGAAGTCGCGGGGGAACCTGGTCTTCGTCTCGGCGCTGCGCCGGGACGGGGTCGATCCCGCCGCGATCAGGCTCGCCCTGCTCGCGCACCACTACCGCGCGGACTGGGAGTGGACCGACGGCGTCCTCCAGGAGGCGGTGGAGCGGCTGGCCCGCTGGCGCGCCGCCGTCTCCCGGCCCGACGGGCCCCCGGCCGACGCGCTGCTGGCGGAGATCCGTACGGCCCTGGCCGACGATCTGGACGCCCCGGCCGCGCTCGCCGCCGTCGACCGCTGGGCCGCCCGGCAGAACGACGGGGGCGGTACGGACGAGGGCGCGCCCGGCCTGGTCTCGCGGGCCGTCGACGCGCTGCTCGGCGTCGCGCTCTGA
- a CDS encoding PAC2 family protein, whose protein sequence is MIELAGVPELIDPVMVAAFEGWNDAGDAASTAVAHLEREWKGEVFAALDAEDYYDFQVNRPTVWLDGGVRKITWPTTRLSVVRVGGDTPRDLVLVRGIEPSMRWRSFCNEILGFAHELGVEMVVILGALLGDTPHTRPVPVSGITSDPDLARTMDLEETRYEGPTGIVGILQEACTHAGVPAVSLWAAVPHYVSQPPNPKATLALLNRLEDLIGLRIPLGELPEDARAWQLGVDQLAAEDSEVAEYVQTLEEARDTAELPEASGEAIAREFERYLRRRDGGPGGDGDSGSFLRDSGLNRPKPSRSEAPGTPEPSGPAEPSEAADTPDTTAAADAADQAAPPGGKPSGRPARRRPKSAGGPSGKDPARDGGDGADEGGPDGTDARDATGRPDDGGPARDQ, encoded by the coding sequence GTGATCGAGCTCGCGGGGGTACCCGAGCTGATCGACCCGGTCATGGTGGCCGCGTTCGAGGGCTGGAACGACGCAGGCGACGCGGCCTCCACAGCGGTCGCGCACCTGGAACGGGAGTGGAAGGGCGAGGTGTTCGCGGCGCTCGACGCCGAGGACTACTACGACTTCCAGGTCAACCGGCCCACGGTGTGGCTGGACGGCGGAGTACGGAAGATCACCTGGCCGACGACACGGCTCTCCGTGGTCCGGGTCGGCGGTGATACGCCACGTGACCTGGTGCTGGTACGGGGCATAGAGCCCTCCATGCGCTGGCGCTCGTTCTGCAACGAGATCCTGGGGTTCGCCCATGAGCTGGGCGTGGAGATGGTGGTGATCCTGGGCGCGCTGCTCGGGGACACCCCGCACACCCGGCCGGTGCCGGTCAGCGGGATCACCTCCGACCCCGATCTGGCCAGAACGATGGATCTGGAGGAGACCCGCTACGAGGGGCCCACCGGGATCGTCGGCATCCTCCAGGAGGCGTGCACGCACGCCGGGGTGCCCGCGGTGAGCCTGTGGGCGGCGGTGCCGCACTATGTGTCGCAGCCGCCGAACCCCAAGGCGACGCTGGCGCTCCTCAACCGGCTGGAGGATCTGATCGGGCTGCGCATCCCGCTGGGTGAGCTGCCCGAGGACGCGCGGGCCTGGCAGCTCGGCGTCGATCAACTGGCCGCCGAGGACAGCGAGGTCGCGGAGTACGTCCAGACGCTGGAGGAGGCGCGGGACACCGCGGAGCTGCCCGAGGCGTCCGGCGAGGCGATCGCCCGCGAGTTCGAGCGGTATCTGCGGCGGCGGGACGGCGGACCGGGCGGGGACGGCGACAGCGGGAGCTTTCTGCGGGACAGCGGGCTGAACCGGCCCAAACCATCCCGGTCCGAGGCTCCCGGCACCCCGGAACCGTCGGGACCTGCGGAGCCTTCCGAGGCCGCGGACACGCCGGACACGACGGCTGCGGCCGACGCGGCGGACCAGGCGGCTCCGCCCGGGGGGAAGCCGTCCGGCCGCCCCGCGCGACGGAGACCGAAGTCCGCGGGCGGGCCGTCCGGCAAGGACCCGGCGCGCGACGGGGGCGACGGAGCCGACGAGGGCGGCCCGGACGGTACGGACGCCCGGGATGCCACGGGCCGCCCGGACGACGGCGGTCCGGCGCGGGACCAGTAG